Part of the Pyricularia oryzae 70-15 chromosome 3, whole genome shotgun sequence genome, CTACCCCAACTCCATGCCTGTGGTGGGCGCATACAGTTCCGCGCATCAGGCCTTGGCTCCTGGAATCATGGGGCGAGGCCCGGTTCATGGCGGCCCGTACCAGCTCCCTCCGCCTATACCCCCGCGGCTACTCGCTCATTGTGAACAATACTCTACGATTCAGGGGGTCTTTTCCCGTGGAAGCTTCAATCCCAGCCCGACCGAGGTGCCACCAAACTCTGGACAAATCATTCATCTGCGTCCCGAGGTTGCTCGAGGGACGGCAGGGGTGGGAGAGAATCATGTTCAGGAGAGAAAGGGCAATGATAATGGACAGTCGGTGCAGGATGACAAGGAAATGACCAGAAAAGGCTGTAccaatgatgatgatgatgatgatgatgatgatgatgattcaGGACGACGTTGAGGCGACCAGGAAACAAAAGTAGCGCGTTGTTGATTTGTGAAATGCCTTGGGAACACCTAATGGATGGATGAAAGGATAATTATAAGCCTTGcaatttttttgttgtttcacTTGACTTGGCCAGTTTAGATGGGTTATTGCAGAAATTGCACGCCAGAACTTCTTTGTAAGAACGAGCAGAAGATACTTGGACTTTTCTCCATCGAAATGGGGAGAGTTCGAAAAACATCCTTCTCCACTGCGCGGTTAGTCATCACACGCGACCAATTGGCCGCTTCAATTCGTCAACATTTCCCCGCCGTCTCTTAATCCTACCAGCTTCTCGAACCTACCCTATGTTAGTTTTGTCTCTGCTGCACAGGATAGGTGGGTAAATGCcggcctaccttacctaggtaaccAGAGCTAGACTCATCAGCAGCACAATATCACAATTGACCATCGAACCAATGAATCATCTCGAGGTCCCCGTCTTCTCACCCTCCTCGGCCCGGCAGGTCGCGGCTCTTGGTGTCAACCGGATCGAGCTCAACGCGGCTGGGTCGTATGGCGAAGGCGGCCTCACGCCGTCGCTAGCCGAGCTCTCCGAGCTTCTGTCGTCGactgccgccgcccccgccagCCAAAGCCAGCGCGTGCCCGTCCGCGTCATGATCCGGCCCCGGGGGCCCCCACCTGCCCCATCTGCCGACTTCATTTATAACCCCCAGGAGCTAAAGGCCGGGATGCGGGATGCCATCGTCGCCTTCAAGGAATCCAACCTGATGCACGCTGAGCTGGGAGACGGATTCGTCTTTGGGATCCTGAAGCAGCAGGCGTCAGCATCAGACGAGGTTGTCGTCGACGTGGACCGCAACCGAGAGCTCGTGCGTCTCGCCCAACCCTATACCTGCGTGTTCCACCGCGCCTTTGACGACGTCGTGGGCTCCACCGACAGGCAAGAGGCGTCGCTAGGTCAGGCGCTTGAAGACGTGGTCGCGTGCGGCTTCGGCGGCATCCTCACCTCCGGCGGCCCAGGCAACGCGCCCGACAACGTCGAGACGCTGCGGCACATCGTCTGCCTGGCAAGCGCCAGGAACATCGAGATcatcgccggcggcggcgtccgcGCTCGGAACGCTCAAAGCATCATCCGAGAGGCGCTCAGGGCACAGGGTCCAAATGACTGCGGCGACGACAAGGGCGCGCGCTGGCTGCATTCTTCATGTCTGACCTCGAGCGCGGTGGGAGACGTCGGCGATCGAGAGATTGACAAGTCTGAGGTGACGAGTCTGTTGCAAGTGCTGAGACACGGCTGAGGCCATGCGTATATGCCTGCCTTCTAAATACACACCTACCTGTCACTATGTGCATTCAAGTGATTTGTCGATATAtcacagcagcagctcgtctGCATCCCTATTGAATATCTTGCATTTTCCCCTGTCTTGCTTTGATTCGCTCAAGAGTATATTTTTCACCAGACGGTGCTAGAGCCTCCTCCAAGTGAGTCCCAACGCTGCCAAGCAATCGCTGAAAACACCAACTCGCATGTTTCGAGATGCGCCATGGCTACGGATCCATAGTTCGCACTCGCCCCGGCCCGGACGCCTAGTCCCAGCGAACTGATCACAGCAAGACGGACGCTAAGCTATAGTCTAGACTCGTCCTGTGTCATTGAACACCACCCACTCGGCGTGGACGGAGGGGGAAGCGTCTTGGTTAGGTAGGGTACTAGTGACTTCCCGCACGTAGGTAAGAGAAATGGGTGAAATCGCCAGGCCGTTATCACGGCTTTCACAGTTAGACATTGCGGAAAGAAGCGAAACGGGCGATCCGTTGACGATTGACTTTGTGCACAACACGAGGCTTGGAAATGTATTCGCCGGCTCCGCAACCCACCAAAAGATACGCGAAACGTGGCGGCCAGTTTTTGGGATCAGCAAAACGATGCGGCACCTGTCACGATACGCCTCATCTCGGCGTCGTAATGACATCAGCCGCAACATGTTGGCAAGCATGAACTATGACATGTTCAGCTGTGATGTTGTCGTTCGCTACCAAAGCCAAGACAGCATGGCATGTCAACAGTGCATGACCATGGCCAAAGGAGCCCGTCGATCGTTTCGCGGGTGGCCATGACTCCTCACATGACCCTTGGCATGCTTGATCCCGACTGTCAGAAACTACCAAGACGTCATTCATAAACTCCATTCCAACCATCATGCCATCGTGACGTTTACTACCAGGGGCGAGGAAATGTGAAAGATGTTTGCAATACTGCGTGGGTGGAGTGATAATTAGATGCcttagctacctaggtaggttacTATTGACCTTCATATCTGTTAT contains:
- a CDS encoding CutC family protein — encoded protein: MNHLEVPVFSPSSARQVAALGVNRIELNAAGSYGEGGLTPSLAELSELLSSTAAAPASQSQRVPVRVMIRPRGPPPAPSADFIYNPQELKAGMRDAIVAFKESNLMHAELGDGFVFGILKQQASASDEVVVDVDRNRELVRLAQPYTCVFHRAFDDVVGSTDRQEASLGQALEDVVACGFGGILTSGGPGNAPDNVETLRHIVCLASARNIEIIAGGGVRARNAQSIIREALRAQGPNDCGDDKGARWLHSSCLTSSAVGDVGDREIDKSEVTSLLQVLRHG